One part of the Sulfolobus tengchongensis genome encodes these proteins:
- a CDS encoding ATP-binding protein has translation MDDNELLEIMKDWNFWGNFTKQWIEREEYVGKIKNLLKGVNIVAISGIRRSGKSIIGLQVIKKVIEEDNVDPRDTLVIKLDDERLTEVNYNTLLRILSLYEINIKKGNNFYILIDEVQEVEGWERIVRGLAEKGNKVIVTGSSAKLLSSEYTTLLSGRHVEVRVFTLDLMENLSFKGIKLRDRIDEIKHSLDIDKSIEELMNLGGFPDVVLHKDIADELLTSYFESIILKDVISRYKIRDESKLRVLAKFYITSSGSRVTYSNVSKFLKIPVKTVERYSEYLEKVFLIFFLKNFSFSVKGVEVSPRKVYVTDNGFMKIFSVRISRGRLFETLLAQHLFKYSFNTRADLYYWHEKEEIDFILQRGDIIQPIQVAYEIESEETLYREIDPIKKFKDKVTDIQNPILIVYRGEEKTIDQVKILSVKKFLLHIEDYLI, from the coding sequence GTGGACGATAACGAGCTTTTAGAAATAATGAAGGATTGGAACTTTTGGGGAAATTTTACCAAACAATGGATAGAAAGAGAGGAGTATGTAGGTAAAATAAAAAACCTTCTTAAAGGGGTTAACATTGTTGCCATCTCTGGTATAAGAAGAAGCGGAAAATCGATAATTGGATTACAAGTAATTAAAAAAGTAATTGAAGAAGATAATGTTGACCCTAGGGATACCTTAGTGATAAAATTGGATGATGAAAGACTTACTGAGGTTAACTATAACACTCTTCTACGAATATTAAGTTTATATGAAATCAACATTAAGAAAGGTAATAATTTTTATATTCTTATAGACGAAGTTCAAGAAGTAGAGGGATGGGAGAGGATAGTAAGAGGGTTAGCAGAAAAAGGTAACAAAGTAATAGTTACTGGATCTTCAGCAAAATTGCTAAGCTCTGAATATACTACTTTATTATCTGGCAGACATGTCGAAGTAAGAGTATTTACGTTAGATCTAATGGAAAACTTAAGCTTCAAAGGCATAAAATTAAGGGATAGAATAGATGAAATTAAACACTCCTTAGATATAGATAAAAGTATTGAGGAGCTAATGAATCTAGGTGGTTTCCCAGACGTAGTACTTCACAAGGATATCGCTGATGAATTACTAACATCCTACTTTGAAAGTATCATTCTTAAGGATGTTATTAGTAGGTATAAAATTAGAGATGAGAGTAAATTAAGAGTTTTAGCAAAATTTTATATAACGTCTTCTGGTTCTAGAGTCACATATAGTAATGTATCAAAATTTCTGAAGATCCCAGTAAAAACAGTGGAAAGGTATTCAGAGTACTTAGAGAAAGTATTTCTAATATTCTTTCTTAAAAACTTCTCTTTCTCAGTAAAGGGAGTTGAAGTTAGTCCAAGAAAGGTATATGTTACAGATAATGGATTTATGAAAATCTTTAGCGTAAGGATAAGTAGAGGCAGATTGTTTGAAACCTTGCTAGCACAGCATTTATTTAAGTACTCTTTTAATACACGGGCTGATCTATACTACTGGCATGAAAAAGAGGAGATCGACTTTATTCTTCAGAGAGGCGATATTATACAGCCTATACAAGTTGCTTATGAAATTGAAAGCGAAGAAACTCTATATAGGGAAATTGATCCAATAAAAAAATTCAAAGATAAGGTAACGGATATTCAGAACCCTATTCTTATAGTATACAGAGGGGAAGAAAAAACAATTGATCAAGTTAAGATATTGTCAGTAAAGAAGTTCCTTTTGCATATAGAAGATTATTTAATTTAA
- a CDS encoding thiolase family protein produces MVAIIDANLTRFGKRKESLLELAGEVSLPLIEKYEIDFVVVSNTYSGEFNFQSGINNLITTYLSIDNVPSIRVDNTSGSGGSAILVAKSLLDSKVANTVLVLGVEKMSEKNTKQVTSIIASLLPLEERKAGLTLPSLAGLMAKEYMRRYNAPREAFALVAVKNHYNGSLNPYAHIQKVVSLEDVLKAPIIADPLTLYEFTPISDGASALVMVKDEYAYSFTKKPVFIKGIGVSSDTSYLSGREDILSIKSVRNAGLIAKKMAKIDRIDFAELHDMATVLEIVEAEELGLLRKGEGWKAYYDNYTSIDGEMPINTSGGLNSKGHPIGASGVAQAVEAFLQIRNEAGNRQVKNARVGLSLSMAGFGNSATVIIYGDEP; encoded by the coding sequence ATGGTTGCAATTATTGATGCAAATTTAACTAGGTTTGGAAAAAGGAAGGAAAGTTTATTGGAACTAGCTGGGGAGGTCTCATTACCGTTAATAGAGAAATACGAAATAGACTTTGTGGTAGTTTCTAACACTTACTCTGGGGAATTCAATTTCCAATCTGGCATTAACAACCTGATTACGACCTATCTATCTATTGATAACGTCCCTTCAATAAGAGTTGATAATACCAGTGGTAGCGGTGGGTCTGCAATATTAGTTGCTAAATCATTACTGGATTCTAAAGTCGCTAATACAGTTTTAGTCTTAGGAGTTGAGAAGATGTCCGAAAAAAACACTAAACAAGTAACGTCAATAATAGCTTCCTTATTACCCCTTGAAGAAAGGAAAGCTGGTCTGACTTTGCCCTCATTGGCAGGCTTAATGGCGAAGGAGTATATGAGAAGGTATAATGCCCCGAGAGAAGCTTTTGCATTAGTTGCGGTTAAAAATCACTATAATGGTTCACTAAATCCATATGCTCATATTCAAAAAGTTGTATCACTGGAAGATGTGTTAAAGGCTCCAATAATAGCTGATCCCTTAACTTTGTACGAATTCACTCCAATAAGTGATGGGGCTTCCGCTTTAGTTATGGTAAAGGATGAATATGCGTATAGTTTTACTAAGAAACCAGTTTTCATAAAGGGTATTGGTGTATCTTCAGATACTTCATATCTATCTGGACGTGAGGATATCTTGTCAATAAAATCTGTAAGGAATGCTGGATTAATAGCTAAGAAAATGGCTAAGATCGACAGAATTGATTTCGCAGAACTTCATGATATGGCAACCGTTTTAGAGATAGTGGAGGCAGAAGAATTAGGTTTATTAAGGAAAGGAGAGGGATGGAAAGCTTATTATGACAACTACACTTCTATTGATGGTGAAATGCCAATAAATACCAGTGGGGGATTAAATTCAAAGGGTCATCCAATAGGAGCTAGTGGCGTAGCCCAGGCAGTAGAGGCGTTTTTGCAGATTAGAAATGAAGCGGGAAATAGGCAAGTTAAGAATGCTAGGGTAGGATTATCTTTAAGTATGGCTGGTTTTGGAAATTCAGCTACTGTAATAATTTATGGTGATGAACCTTGA
- a CDS encoding zinc ribbon domain-containing protein produces MIYVCKNCGYTFWVKRMRCPKCGSVTLENVSIKEVEVIASWKLTATPEGFEDSYWLCLVKSNNAKLFCRSLTEPKDGGKLLLKDNGICEPLG; encoded by the coding sequence TTGATTTATGTCTGCAAAAATTGCGGATATACGTTTTGGGTTAAGAGAATGAGATGTCCTAAATGCGGTTCCGTAACATTAGAGAATGTTAGTATTAAAGAAGTTGAAGTAATAGCATCTTGGAAATTAACAGCCACCCCAGAAGGTTTTGAGGATAGTTATTGGCTCTGTTTGGTTAAATCGAATAATGCAAAACTCTTTTGTAGATCTTTAACTGAGCCCAAAGATGGCGGTAAATTATTATTAAAGGACAACGGAATTTGCGAACCATTAGGTTAA
- a CDS encoding TA0938 family protein, translating to MKIIVNGKEAGTKDKGCALCGATWGEYYEEIDGEKLFFCCDYCALEFVNMVKEVKKRTNWNKIDELIINGNYYTGRTCTAKNEGKEYKYYVKFNDEAGIDTFKELT from the coding sequence ATGAAAATAATAGTTAACGGAAAAGAAGCAGGGACAAAAGATAAAGGCTGTGCACTATGCGGTGCCACTTGGGGAGAATATTATGAAGAGATTGATGGAGAAAAGTTATTCTTCTGTTGTGACTATTGTGCTTTAGAATTCGTTAATATGGTAAAAGAAGTCAAGAAGAGAACTAACTGGAATAAAATCGATGAACTGATAATCAATGGAAACTATTATACAGGTAGAACTTGTACAGCTAAAAATGAGGGAAAAGAATACAAATACTATGTCAAATTTAATGACGAAGCTGGTATAGACACCTTTAAAGAATTAACCTAA
- a CDS encoding C2H2 type zinc finger domain-containing protein, whose product MPICPSCEIKFNSWEDVAKHIDEMANTRSDPSHVMWLNRNISIQRMNVRELANSLETFFSTPNGLSVWIRKRFISKFYGDNPHPFIVAMQKPTRGVLLGYVIEHQHFLKNWVKVLASIVTKTDKDDVLHYELENIAVEFIGYNGRPSHYELLLRMGEALGMPREKILSTPPLPATQSAIKTWRKIAETKTWLETMAAMHSLELVADRSLVKYGARLPYFNPLILTSNEYPQAVKDFLREGYEADVSHAGEALEMVERYAEELGLKEQVQVVVLKSFDAFSKYLLARLERGFEIEPSLIKEVMSI is encoded by the coding sequence ATGCCCATATGTCCCTCATGTGAAATTAAATTTAACAGTTGGGAGGATGTGGCTAAGCACATAGATGAGATGGCTAATACTAGGAGTGATCCATCGCATGTAATGTGGTTAAACCGTAATATATCTATCCAGAGAATGAACGTTAGAGAACTAGCAAATAGTTTAGAGACTTTCTTTTCAACGCCAAATGGTCTAAGTGTGTGGATAAGAAAGAGATTTATATCGAAATTTTATGGTGATAACCCGCATCCATTTATTGTGGCAATGCAGAAGCCTACTAGAGGAGTCTTATTGGGTTATGTAATAGAACACCAACATTTCCTAAAAAATTGGGTTAAGGTTTTAGCTTCAATAGTTACTAAAACTGATAAAGATGATGTTTTACACTATGAGTTAGAGAATATCGCTGTTGAGTTTATAGGATATAACGGAAGACCAAGCCATTACGAGCTATTATTAAGGATGGGTGAGGCTTTAGGAATGCCTAGAGAGAAGATATTATCAACACCACCTTTACCCGCAACACAGTCTGCAATAAAAACGTGGAGAAAAATAGCTGAAACTAAAACCTGGCTTGAAACTATGGCTGCAATGCATAGCCTTGAACTAGTAGCTGATCGTAGCTTAGTTAAATATGGAGCTAGACTACCTTACTTTAATCCATTAATTTTAACTTCTAATGAATATCCCCAAGCTGTGAAGGACTTTTTAAGAGAGGGATACGAGGCAGATGTCTCACATGCTGGAGAGGCGTTAGAGATGGTGGAGAGATATGCAGAGGAATTAGGATTAAAAGAACAAGTTCAAGTAGTAGTTCTTAAATCATTTGACGCATTCTCTAAATATTTATTAGCCAGATTAGAGAGAGGGTTTGAAATAGAGCCAAGTTTAATTAAAGAGGTGATGAGTATATGA
- a CDS encoding MFS transporter — MQDDYGYTFLLMSRIFRSIGIIYITLSSSLYLASIGVRPEIIGIIFLGAILFSSLLSLALGMIGDRYGYKKVLIATEIISSLAALVLAISINNFLIFTGFIIGGVGGAAGGIRGVFSPGLTALVASNWRNEAERVRRLSLLMSAASFSGIGGSILLSLRSYINNSVEGYRILYFVSFALLLASAISLLFVKEVKRPKKTSKVITKPSLKFISKVIVSNSITGFGLGIAIPLLPLWYKLAFHATSFEIGLIFTTSYLTTAIGSLLARKLRAEPLKVASITRILNGIFLIAMAFSPWLPLAAGLYIARGLNAGIGSPNRSAVNVRGVSEEDFGTASSIQGMATRFSQMSSGISGYLLDLSLSLPLEIGGILQAIGGYLYMRLLSGSRNVSEESSKKVSF; from the coding sequence TTGCAGGATGACTATGGTTATACGTTTCTTTTAATGTCTAGAATATTCAGAAGTATAGGCATAATTTATATTACACTGTCCTCTTCATTATATTTAGCCTCAATTGGCGTAAGACCAGAAATTATAGGTATAATATTCTTAGGTGCTATCTTGTTCTCTTCTCTACTCAGTTTAGCTCTAGGTATGATAGGTGATAGATACGGTTATAAAAAAGTACTCATCGCAACAGAAATAATATCTTCATTAGCTGCATTGGTACTTGCAATTTCAATCAATAATTTTCTGATTTTTACGGGATTTATTATAGGGGGAGTTGGTGGTGCAGCAGGAGGAATTAGAGGAGTTTTCTCACCTGGATTAACTGCTTTAGTGGCAAGCAATTGGAGGAATGAAGCAGAAAGGGTAAGAAGACTTAGTTTACTAATGTCTGCTGCATCATTTTCAGGTATTGGTGGTAGTATTCTACTTTCTTTAAGATCTTATATCAATAATTCAGTTGAGGGATATAGGATCCTCTACTTCGTCTCTTTTGCATTATTATTGGCTTCTGCCATATCATTACTGTTCGTTAAGGAGGTTAAAAGGCCTAAAAAAACAAGTAAGGTTATTACGAAGCCTAGCCTTAAGTTTATCTCCAAGGTTATAGTTTCTAATTCTATAACTGGATTTGGATTGGGTATTGCAATTCCATTGCTTCCGTTATGGTATAAGTTAGCCTTCCACGCTACCTCCTTTGAGATAGGTTTAATCTTCACTACATCTTACCTAACAACGGCAATCGGATCTTTACTTGCACGCAAATTAAGGGCAGAACCACTAAAGGTTGCCTCTATAACCAGAATATTAAATGGGATATTCTTAATTGCAATGGCCTTTTCACCATGGCTACCATTGGCAGCAGGATTATATATTGCTAGGGGATTGAATGCGGGAATTGGATCTCCAAATAGAAGTGCAGTTAACGTTAGGGGAGTTTCTGAAGAGGATTTCGGTACTGCTTCAAGCATTCAAGGTATGGCTACTAGATTTTCTCAGATGAGTTCTGGTATTAGTGGTTACTTGTTAGATTTATC